AAGAAGCGCCTGAAGCTCGCCGATGCCCGCGCCAACCGCGTTCCCATCGATTTCGCGAAGAGCAAGCCGATGAAGCCGACTTTCCTCGGCACCCGCAGCTTCGACGAATACGATCTTGCTGAATTGGTGCCCTACATCGACTGGACGCCGTTCTTCCAGACCTGGGAGCTCGCGGGCCGCTTCCCCGCCATCCTCGACGACGCCAAGGTCGGCGAGGTCGCGCGCTCGCTCTATGACGACGCGCGCAAGATGCTCGACACCATCGTGAAGGAAAAATGGTTCCGGGCGCGCGCGACGATCGGCTTCTGGCCGGCCAATGCGCAAGGCGACGACATCGTGCTCTATGCCGACGAGAGCCGTACCAAGCCGATCGCGACGCTGCACACGCTGCGCCAGCAGCTGGAGAAGCGCGAAGGCCGCTTCAACGCGGCGCTCGCCGACTTCATCGCGCCGGCAGGCGTGCCCGACTATATCGGCGGCTTCGTCGTCACCGCCGGGATCGGCGAGGATGCGGTCGCCGATCGCTTCAAGATGGCCAACGACGATTATTCCTCGATCCTGTGCAAGGCGCTGGCCGACCGCCTCGCCGAGGCCTTTGCCGAGCGCATGCATGCCCGCGTGCGCCGCGAGTTCTGGGCCTATGCACCGGACGAGGCGCTCACGAGCGAGGAGCTGATCCTGGAAAAGTACCAGGGCATCCGTCCCGCGCCCGGCTATCCCGCCCAGCCCGATCACACCGAGAAGGCGACGCTGTTCGAGCTGCTCGACGCCGAAGCAACCGCCGGCGTGAAGCTGACCGAGAGCTTTGCGATGTGGCCGGGCTCGTCGGTGTCGGGGCTCTATTTCGCAAACCCTGAGAGCTATTATTTCGGCGTCGGCAAGATCGAGCGCGACCAGGTCGAGGACTACGCCGCGCGCAAAGGCATGACCGTAGCGGAGACGGAGCGCTGGCTCGCGCCGGTGCTCAATTACATCCCGTCGCGGGAGGACAAGGCTTTCGCGGCAAGGCCGGCCAACGACGAGACGCCTGAGGACCTCGCCTCGCACCCGCCGGGCTGTACCTGCGCGGTGCATCTGGTCTGGCAAAGGAAGCGCGCTGGGGCGGGGTAAGCGCGCCTCCAAAACCGAAGTGAAAAAACAACCCCATGCACAGTAGCGATGGGGTTGAAAAGTTTGAATAATTTCTGTCTTACCGAAAACGGTTTGCGACGTCGGGCAAAACAGGGGTATTATTGCATCATCGGCTGGTGCGCGCGGTGACGCAAAGGCGGTCGATGGGTTCTGTCACTCTCCCACACACACACGATGCCCATCCTCCCCTGGAGGGGGAGGATCGGTTCGCATGCAGCGTAGCGGAATGCGGACCGAGGTGGGGTGAAGCCAAGAACGAGATCGCTGAGAGCCTCGAGACGGCGCGAATCGAAGCAGCGAGATCCGGGATGGTCTGTCACCCCGCCCCGCTCGCGCTGCGCGCGATCGACCCTCCCCCTCCAGGGGAGGGTAAAGATCACCCCTTCGGCGGTGCCAGCGGCTGTGCGATCTCCCTGAATGGCGCCAGGGCCTCGCAGCGCTCGGCATGCGCGCTCAGTGCCGGATAGCGCGAGGCGTCGAACAGGTGCGGGTGGGCCTCGCGGGTGAAGCGGACGACGCAGGCGACTGCGACGTCCGCATGGCCGATGCGCTCGCCCAGCCAGTACGGCGTCGTCACCTTGGCACGCTCGGCCTCGAGCACGGCGAGCACGTCCGCGATCTGCGCCTGGCAGCGCTCGACCCACAGCGAAAGCTGCTCCGTCCGCAGCACGCGCTCATAGAGCAGGCTCACCGCCTTGTCGCCGAGGCCGGAGGCGAGCGCGCAGATGCGCAAATGCTTGCGCCGCTCGGTGCCGCCGCGCGGCAGCATCGCCTTGTCGGGGCCGACGAAGTCGTCGAGATAGTCCAGGATGATCGTGCTCTCGATCAGCGCCTCGCCGTCATCGAGCACCAGCGTTGGCACGCGGCGCAGGGGATTATAGGGCGCGATCTTGTCGGCGTCCCCGAAGGTCGACCACGGTCTGTGCTCGAAGGCCAGCCCATAAAGCCGCAACGCAATCGCGACGCGGCGGACGAAGGGGGAATCGTATTGGCCGATCAGGAACATCTGCGCACCTCTTGTCATTGCCGGGCTTGACCCGGCAATCCATCTTTCCTCAGATTAGAAAGCGATGGATGCCCGGATCAAGTCCGGGCATGACCGACCGGAGTTCATGGTACGCATGCGATATCTGCAATTTTGTCTTCTCGCGCCCTTCGTCGCGGCCACCGCGGTCCACGCCCAGGACCGCCCAATCGGCTTTCTCACGCCCTCGAAGAACATCGCCTGCCAGTTCTTCAGCAATGACGGACAGGGCGTGCTCCGCTGCGACATCATAAACCTGGAGGTCCGCCCGCGCCGGCCAGCCGATTGTGAGCTCGACTATGGCCACGCCTTCGAGATGAGCGCGAAGGGCGCTGCCGGCCGCATCTGCGCCGGCGACACCGTGATGGACGCCTCGCTTTCGGTGCTTGCTTATGGCGAGGTGTGGCAGCGCGGGGGATTCACGTGCCGGTCGGAGCAGAGCGGGCTGACGTGCTTCAACGCGATGCAGCGGGGTTTTTCGCTGGCGCGGGGGAGGCAGGAGGTGTTTTGAGAAGCTGCAGAACACTACACTAAAACGTCCCTCTTTCGCGAAGCAACATCTATTGCTCGCACTAGTTGAGAACAGCTATAGTGTGGCCATTCATGCAATTTCTCTGAATACAATTGCGCACACGCTCCATGAATTGCGGGTTTTATCTGTTCGTCGATGAGGCAGGAGACGAAGGTCTTGAGCGAATAAGGCCTATCGACGTCGATGGTGCATCTGAGTACTTCGTTTTGTGCGGTGTCCTAGTTCGGACCAGCAAATATCCAGAACTGGTACAAGCTTTTGGCAGGATAAAA
This genomic stretch from Bradyrhizobium daqingense harbors:
- a CDS encoding glutathione S-transferase family protein; this encodes MFLIGQYDSPFVRRVAIALRLYGLAFEHRPWSTFGDADKIAPYNPLRRVPTLVLDDGEALIESTIILDYLDDFVGPDKAMLPRGGTERRKHLRICALASGLGDKAVSLLYERVLRTEQLSLWVERCQAQIADVLAVLEAERAKVTTPYWLGERIGHADVAVACVVRFTREAHPHLFDASRYPALSAHAERCEALAPFREIAQPLAPPKG
- a CDS encoding DUF6636 domain-containing protein codes for the protein MVRMRYLQFCLLAPFVAATAVHAQDRPIGFLTPSKNIACQFFSNDGQGVLRCDIINLEVRPRRPADCELDYGHAFEMSAKGAAGRICAGDTVMDASLSVLAYGEVWQRGGFTCRSEQSGLTCFNAMQRGFSLARGRQEVF